A stretch of DNA from Piliocolobus tephrosceles isolate RC106 chromosome 21, ASM277652v3, whole genome shotgun sequence:
TCCACTTATTCTTTTTCTAATGTGCTTCCTCTCTTTATATCTCTGAAgaacttttaacatttctttcaagGCAGGTTCTCTGGTAGCAAATTCCTTCAacgtttgtttgtctgagaatctttgtctttctttctccttcacttttgaagaataattttgcagggtacagaattctagattgaagatttttttctctcaacactCTAAATGCTTCATTCTTATCTGCATGGTTTCTGGAGAGAAGTTGGatataattcttatctttgcttCTCTGTAGGTAAGGTATTTTTTccccctctggcttctttcaaaagatttttctttaaaaaagttttattttagatgcagggggtacacgtgcagatttgttacatgagtatattgcataAATGGTGAGGTTTGGGATTCAGTTGAagccatcacccaaataatgaacATAgtgcccaataggtagttttctttttccctttttttttttttttttttttttttgacacagagccttgtattgcccaggctggagtgcagtggcgcgatcttggctcactgcaacctctgcctaccagattcaagcaattctcctgcttcggtctcccaagtagctgggattacaggcgcccaccaccacgcccagctaatttttgtatttttagtagaggcaggatttcaccatgttggccaggctggtcttgaactcctgacctcatgatccgcctacctcagcctcccaaaagtactgggattacaggtgtgagccactgcgcccagccatcaataggtagttttcaagCCTGGGTCCCCTCCTTACCTCCCCACTTCTGTAATCTTCAGTGTctcttgttcccatctttgtgtccctgTGCACAcagtgtttagttcccacttataggtgagaacatgtggtatttggttttctgtttccgcattaatttgcttaggataatgacctccagcttcatccatgttgctaaaaaggacatgattttgttcttttttgtggctgtataAAACAATTTTGATTTGGTTTATCTGAAAAAGTGAgactcatttttatttcaaataagggtatttttaaaaccttatatATTATAACAGAATTTAGCTTGAATTATGACCAAAGGTGAGTTATTGAGAATGAAAAGAATTGGGATGCAGGACTTTTCTGACAAAATTGTTATGATTTTCCAGTGCATAGCTTTGTCTTCTTCCATTTTACACTTTCCTCAAAGGATCATAAAGAAAGCCAGTTTTGTATAAGTATTCTAAGACTAATTCTAGGACTATATTAATTTTTAGAGGACCTTCTTAATCCTTTGaaattaatatatacacacatatatatttaattcggcatatatatatatatatgttttcttcaagccaggcatggtgactcacacctgtaatcccagcactttgggaggccaagacgggtggatcacctgaggtcaggagtttgggtccagcctggccaacatggcaaaaccctgtctctaccaaaaatacaagaattagccaggcgtggtggtgcacacctgtagtcccagctacttgggaggcagaggcaggagactcaGCTGGTGATTCTAACATGCAACAAAGCTTGTGAACCATCGTGCTGGTCCATTATaactatttcttaaataatatatgCCTAAGGAAACACGTTTTAATTTCAAGCCACAATGGCAGCCAGGACAATTTAGCTGAAAAACAAGCCTGTGGAAAGAATAAACATGAGCAAATAGCAAAATaatcagtaataaataaaatatacacaacaaatTCGAATTAAAATCATTGCTTTTgcaaaaatcttttcaaaaaataaaaaaattaagtcattgCTCTTTTAGGTGTAATCTACAAATTTGATGAACTAGTTATGAACACAGATTATGTTGAGTTATAATGCTTTAATATGAGAGATATCTACAAACTACATTACAGTATGTGTATGTTCTCTTAACCAAACATGACATTTGTAAATTTACTTGTTGGTAAATTGTGCTTTTCTGTCTTACATCATTTTAATGGTTATTAAGTATCATCTATTATGggttatttgggaaaaaaatcaaatctttcACCCTGTATTTATTCTACAATTCATTCTATGTTGTATTTCATCCTAAAGTTATGACTGTTCTTAAAGCCTCAATTAAATGAACTTTGTAacagttatttaatatttaactaaACACATGCTGGTTTTGAATCAAATAGCCTTTGCATAAAACCACTTCATCAGGAACCATGcaaagtaacaaaacaaaaaattcaagtcCTAAGGAGGGGGAGGTAAATATTACAGGTTTAATGGCTCATGAAGGAACAATGGTTGAAAAATgctgctttaagaaaaaaaaaagtaaagctatCAGGCAATTTTCTTTGTTCCAAGAATATTAGGATATTCAAACTGGGGAGGACTTGACATCCTAATGTTCTCTCTCCATTTTATAGCAGAGTAAACTGAGGGCAGATGGTTGGTAAGTGGTTGAGCCTGTGCCAGGGTTTGGGCTATTACTTCCTACTGAACCAACCTCTCCAGGGAGGATTCGAATTGAATTGTCATATGCTTagcttttttaatttaatggaaCTTTACATTTCTGAACTTTGTCTCTAAGATGATGGAAACAATGCTTGCTTCACAAAATTGTTCtgataagttaaataaaatatagtacgCAGGATAGAGAAGATGCTCAGGgcatttatttgcatttcctacATACCTCAGAGGtatcattcttatttttccctcctagaGGAAGAAGTTTCCATTTTGAAAGTGACAACTCTAAAGACATGAATCTCTAATAGTAGAATTCAGGTATTCAGTGAGAAGtggtgacaaaaataaaaatctatagtGTTCCATATCAGAAACCTATGATGAAGTAGTTTATTTTAtaggaaaatatgagaaaagtaaataatttcctttgcctgctgaattttttgttttaagaataattttaatcattcctatcctttaataatatttgaaaaatacagttaaagcaaaagaaaaataagaaatcaccCACAATCACACTACTAAAAATAAGCTTTATTGAACTTTGATGCCTAACTTTCAAAACAGTATTATTCTTACTAGAATAGAAATTGGtgaaatcttttcatttcttttattttaaagtgacataaatatttgttcaaaattGTGTCTTTCAGATGAATTGTCATCAACTGTGGGTAAGTTGATCAAAAAACTTTTATTAgggtttcttttaaaagttttgcaaTAAAACGTGAAACCATTGAATATTCCCTTTCCTGGTAAGAaatcatatttttcattaaagATTACTGTTTTATGTActtatatataaagtaaatttcatgtttaaaatgttaagaaaaaagaagaagagtcccagcactttgggaggccaaggcgggaagaaggccatgaggtcaggagatcgagaccatcctggctaacacggtgaaaccccgtctctactaaaaaactacaaaaaactagctgggtatggtggcaggcacctatggtcccagctacctgggaggctgaggcaggagaatggcctgaacatgggaggcggagcttgcagtgagccgagatcgcgccacccaactccagcctgagtgacagagtgatactcagtctcaaaaaaaaaaaaaaggaagaagaagtgATAAATCATAATTTTACTGTTAATTTTACTTTTGGGTGATTAAACACTTCATTACATGTAACTTCATAATGTGATTTTTAGCAAAAATCAAGTATTACggaaaataatgaaacagaaaatgccTTTTGCCACCTGAAAATGAAGTACAAATTTTACCATATCTATTTATATGCTCATCTTTATTAATGCCTACTTGATATTATAAAgccaatttcattttaaaattctctcagggattaatatttttaattaattcttattttttaaactaatactAATCATGCTGAAATAAACATTCTTAATCTAAGTGTCATTCCAATTAAAACTAGGAAAGCACAGGGGTGTTATGTTAACACTATTTTAGGTTCTAACATAAGTGAtattgtaaaaaggaaaaaatctatGTAAAATAACAGGCAAAAGTATTTTATGATTGTATACTTCAAATCCCTAAGaacatgaataaaaattattagttttaataAAGTAATATGGCTATGTGGCTGGATACAAGATAAACATACACCAGTCAATAGTTTTTCTCTATACTGGTAAGAACCAACTGGACATTGATGGAAATGGAAAACATTCTGTTTAATATCAGTGACCAAAAAAAAGCACTTTGGAATTAAATCAGTGAGAAATGTGTAGGATTTATATagaacaaataagaaaatcataTTGAAGagcaaaaaaatacattttggaaaaaagaTATTGCCACGTTCTTGGATGGAAAACATAATACCATAACAATATCACTCTTTCCCAAACTaacacttttatttaattttattttacacaagAGCACATTTTAAAGCCTAATAATAGTGAAATAAATGTCagctctaaattttatttttcagaaactaTAACTCATTTTCCAGAAGTTGAAGGTAAGTTGATCAGAAAACTTTgattattaacatatattttcttttaatttcgtAAAAATGGGGGAATCAGTAATGTttttccagtaaaaaaaaaaaaaaaaaaatattttcttcttatataaaatgtaatataagtGCCTTGTAAACAGATAAGGAAAACAGAGGTATAGAAGTCACTCTGATCTTTCATCAGCACTAAATGTGTATACTCTTCAATTTCTGCCAATCCAACATgaaataacagattttaaaatttatatagaaaaaacatccaataataattagaaatattaTGAACAAAGTGCTGGAGTAGAGAAATATTTCGTCTCATCAGATATTTAGACATACTAAAATATTGTAATATAAACaacatggaatcagcctagaaagatagaaggaagaggaggaggagtaggtagaggaggagggaggagaaagaggagagaagaaaggaagaaatattttgtgaTACTTGCTGTCTCCAGAGTCTGCTCATTTTACCACCATGCTTCCTTACCTCTCTAGCAATTTTAAGAAACTTTAGAGAAAATATAGAATGGATCCCAGGATATATTAGAATAATCCATGGTTTTAAGCATGACCATTTAAATGTACAGGTGGTTTATTTCATCATCAATCTGTCATTACTAAATgtgtttgaaagaaaataaagttgcaTTGCCCTTTTGCATCATATACAAAACTAAATTCTAGCTTAATCAAATTGTAAatgtaaaaggaacaaaattgtttaatttaagaagaaaatggaaaatatatgtgTGGCCTAAGGACCAGCAGATCTTTTAAAGCAAGGCAGCAATCATCTGTAATacaggtaaatatttttaaattgtgtaaatGCTTCATGCTAATGAAAATTCAGGTAAAGGAGCACAATTGGTGGGAAAGATTAATTGCCATTTTCTTTGACAAAGCAATATTCATCAGTGTTAAAATTGTATACACACTTTGTCCTTGTAACCTTGCTTTGGGGATTCTATAGAAACAAACGCTTCAATACATAAGGATTTAAATACGTGAAATGTTTACTGCAGCTGTATTTACAGTGGGAAAAATCTGAATGTGGAAATACTGAATAAATTGTGATGAATCCGTATCACAGAACATGAATCAGCATTAGAAAGAAGCTAAGGCctgactcagtggctcatgcctgtaatcccaacgtttttggaagctgaggcaggaggatgcttgagctcaggagtttgaggccaccctggccaacatagtgagatctcatctctacaaaaaatttaaagattagctgggcatggtagcatgcacctgtagtcccaacctactctggaggttgaggtgggaagatcgcttgagctcaggagaatgaggctgcagtgagccacaaagAAGTTCGAGCGACACAATCACTttaagaagatttctgtgatgtGTTAAGTTGGAAACTctattataaaatatgattaattttgAAGGGTGGCAAAAAATCAtgcatgtgtgactgtgtgtatgcacatataaCTGGATGTATCCTGTATTAACCATACAGCATATACACGAAACAAtaacatatataagtatatatgtataaccGTACAACATATATATACCCAggtgacacacatacacacatgtatagttgtatgggagaaggagagaaagagagatgatgGAAGGAGGTGAAAATAAGAGATCCAGGGGCAGGGGGGAAGAATTGTTTGGTAGATAAATGCCCACATTTACGTTTCCATGCTTACGAGAGATTTCTGAAACTGGAGCAAATGCTAAGCAAAATTTTGAGACTATTCATACCCTGGGAAAAAAGTAGGGCAAGGGCaggaatataaaacaaaagacCTTTGTCATTAGAGAGCCAAAGCTCTGCTACTGAGTGGCACAATAACATTTACTACAGTCACAGCCAATGACTCTGATTTCAAAGGGCAACAGTCCCTGGGAAGATAGTTGCTTAATAACCTCTCTCTCAACACACCCGGAAACAGAGgaagaattttgttttctctagatGGGGAGTGTGTCTTTCCATTCCACTATAAAAATGGAACCTACTATGACTGCATCAAGTCCAAGTCAAGACACAAGTGGTGCTCGTTAAATGAGACTTACGAAGGATACTGGAAGTATTGCTCTGCTGAAGGTGAGTGTCCTGCCTCTAAATACCTCAGAGCAGTAATCTCGGTCTCTGAGGCTGGGATCTGAAGAGAAGCACAAGAGGGTTCTGAAAATAGAATCCATAGCCAGTATTTTGTGATACTTGCTGTCTCCAGAGTCTGCTCATTTTACCACCATGCTTCCTTACCTCTCTAGGAATTTCAAGAAACTTTAGAGAAAATATAGAATGGATCCCAGGATATATTAGAANNNNNNNNNNTTGTAAatgtaaaaggaacaaaattgtttaatttaagaagaaaatgggccgggcgcggtggctcaagcctgtaatcccagcactttgggaggccgagatgggtggatcacgaggtcaggagatcgagatcatcctggctaacacagtgaaaccccatctctactaaaaaatacaaaaaaaaactagccgggcgaggtggcgggcgcctgtagtcccagctactcgggaggttgaggcaggagaatggcgtaaacccgggaggtggagcttgtagtgagctgagatccggccactgcattccagcctgggcgacagagcgagactccgtctcaaaaaaaaaaaaaaagaaaagaaaatggaaaatatatgtgTGGCCTAAGGACCAGCAGATCTTTTAAAGCAAGGCGGAAATCATCTGTAATAcaggtaaacatttttaaagtgtgtaaATGCTTCATGCTAATGAAAATTCAGGTAAAGGAGGACAATTGGTGGGAAAGACTAATTGCCATTTTCTTTGACAAACCAATATTCATCAATGTTAAAATTGTATATACACTTTGTCCTTGTAACCTTGCTTTGGGGATTCTATAGAAACAAACGCTTCAATACATAAGGATTTAAATACGTGAAATGTTTACTGCAGCTGTATTTACGATATAAAAATCACATTGCACCAAAGAGATGAGCATTTCAACCACAttcttttgaaaagaatctttttagTAGAACATCAAAGTAATATGGGATCTGAATCCCCCACCAATATCGTTCCCATGTGCCTTTGGTGAAATAGGGCAGAGCAGATGATACTGAATAGGAAGTGTgtattttcatgtgtgtgtgtgcacgtgtgcatacatgtatgtctgagtgtgcatgtgtatgtgtgcgcatTTGttcacgtgcatgcacacacgtgcgtgcatgtgtgtgcacgtgtgtgtatatgtgtgcatgtgtgtgcatggtgtgGTGGAGGGGGTGCAAATTAGAAAGGTTTCTTACTCAGactgcttcttcctctttctcttctgcagATTTTGCAAGCTGTGTGTTTCCCTTCTGGTACAGACGCTTGATCTACTGGGATTGTACTGACCATGGGGAAGCATTTGGGAAAAAATGGTGTTCACTGACCAAGAATTTTAACAAGGACCGAATTTGGAAATACTGTGAATGATGGCGAGATTTACCAGGGGAGGGGGATGAAGACGTTTAATCATTCTCCTTGGAAAGAACCTATAGTTTTTGCTGGCAGAGGAGAACCCTTTCCCATTAGagagggttttattttattttattttatttttttttctgggatgtgAGTTGAAGGTGATCCAACTAAATAACTAGAGGTTTTTGATTAAGGATTATGGGGTTTTAATATGGAAATCTGTAGTTTAGCCTCAGCACTTTAATTGCTAACTGTGTAAAATTAgtccctttaaaaaattaagtctatggggtaggcgtggtggctcatgcctataatcccagctctttgggaggctggaaaagaaggactgcctgaggccaggagttcaagaccaacctggaccaatatagcaagaccccgtttctacaaaaaaaaatttttttttaatttaactaagcatggtggcacacacttgtagtctcagctactgagactacaattaattaattaattaactaagcatggtggcacacacttgtagtctcagctactcaggaagctgaggcaggaggatcacctgagttcaacagttcaaggttgcagtgagctgtgatgaaaGGGAGACCcacctctaaaataaaataaatgaagtaaagtaagcatatggactttgggtgacagtgatgtgtcaatgtagcttcatcagttgtaacaaatgttcCAGTCTGGTAGAGGATACTGATAACACGGAGGCTATGTGTACATGGGAAATTTTTGTACCTActactcaatttttctgtgacttaaaactgctttaaaaactaACATGTATTAAAAATGCATGACcttaataaagaatatttttaaaacagaaaaaaaaaagtgataactGAGGTGATACCTGAGGTAGGAATACAGGTGTGGAGGGAAAGTATCAGAGTGAGGTTTAAAAAAGGTCAGATATGAACCACACGAACAAGGGCAACAAAACTGGGTGCATTGTACAAAGTGAGGGAAGGCCACTGGGGCTGGTCCATGATGAGTGCCCTGGGAGCCAGGCAGTGGGCATGCCAGCACTTGAGAGTTGGCTAAGTCCAAAGAGAAGCCACAGAGCCTCGTTCAGTAAGCAGAATCTGGATAGAATCCAATTTGATCATGGAAGCCAAgagtggtggctgatgcctgtaatcccagcactttgggaggcagaggcaggaggattgcttgagccctggagttcaagactagcctgggcaacatagcaagacctcatctcaaaagaaaaaaaaatgaaagaaaataacaaagaatagTAGAGAGGAAATATCTGATAGAAGGCTCTGAGAAAGTAGGAAGAGATGGGATGCTCCCCGGAAGAGGAAGTGGAGTCACCTTCAGTAGAAACAGGTCTTCCATTGCTACAAGGTGTAAGAAAAAGTGAGTGTGTGCAGATATAAGCAGATTCATAAATTTGAGGGCATTCGTATGTGAGAgagtttttttattgtattttctcagGAAAGTAGTAGGAAAAGTAATCTTGTGATAACAGAGGGATGGGTATAGTGGGGTAGGTGTGTCATGGTCATTGAAGAGAGTGGAGAGTGCGGTGACCAGAGACATATTGGAACACGTCTGGCTAGTGTAGGGGGGTTGGTTGAGGTTAACGTGTCAGTCAGGAAGCTTACTGCACGCCCAAATTGGGTAGTTAGAGGAAACTGGAAACTCCAGATAATAGTGCAGTATGCAGGGATAGTAAGAGCAATACCTGAACAGTGAGGGGAAGAGAAATTCCTGGAATGGAGACCGTGGGAGaacaagggaggaagaaaaaggacagAGATGGAAAGTAAGCGAGGGACAGAATAGGAGagaatgggagggagggaggagagagggtcgggtagaaaagacagagagagaggtggggcacagtggttcacagctgtaatcccagcactttgggaagctgaggcaggaggatccacctgaggtcaggagtttgagaccagcctggccaacatggcgaaaccccgtctctactaaaaatacaaaaattagccagccgtggcaGCAggcatctataatctcagctactccggagctgaggcaggagaatcgcttgaacccgggaggtggaggttgcattgagccgaaatggtgctgttgcactccagcctgggtgacaaaagcaaaactccgtctcaaaaaaaaaaaaaaaaaagagagagagagagagaagagagcgcGAGAAAGTGGCTGTGGAAGTGACCAATCCATGGGAGCCAAGGGAATTAATACCTCAATCTTCTTCCCTCTAATCTCCTGCCAGTGCATCCCATTGGTCAAGCCCAAGTAGAAagcaaagtagctgggattacaggcatgcaccaccgtgccaggctaattttatgtatttttagtagacacagggtttcaccatgttggccaggctggtctcgaactcctaacctcaagtgatctgcctcggcctcccaaagggctgggattacaggcgtgagccaccgtgcttggccccaGTGCTTCTGAACTTTGATCTAGGTTCTACTCGACTgtagaactttaaaaattctctatGGCCGGTATGCTGCCCATCTCAATTCATTCAGAAAGTCCTAGGGTGGTGCCCAGGCATCACACCTTCTAAAGCTCCCCTGGTGACCCCAGCTTGAGTCCCCTTGATTGACCCCATTCATACATTCCAAGAAGATAATAGTGCACTCAGGGACTTCCCCTCCAGGTTGTCCCCTACTCCAGCTGCCAGTatactcttttttcctttttttttttttttttttttaacgtggcAGAGGACATTTGTTTCCTAAACACCTATGAGCTTTGTGAGCTTCcttaagttttttggtttttttgttttgttttgttttttgttcttgtttttgttttttgacagagtctcgttctatagcccaggctagagtgctgtggcatgatctcggctcactgcaacctccacctcctgggttcaagcgattgtcctgcctcagcctctcaagtagccgggaccataggcacatgccccacacccggctaatttttgtatttttagtagagacagggatttggccaggctggtttcgaactcctgacctcaagtgatccacctcccctcgacctcccaacgtgctgggattacaggcaggagccaccacgcctggcctttcttAAGTATTCTTGAGCAACAGGACAAAGGATATGTTTGCTATCCAGACTGCATCATTGATGATGGgcaatttcctttctctctccaaggctcagttttctcatctgtgaagtggagaTCGAAGTCTCATAGGTCTTTGTGAATCTAAAATAAGATGATGCAGTCAATTCTTGCTATATGTGGTAAGTGTGTTCTAGAAAGTAGCCACGTACACCGAATTAGTGAATACTAAGCTGGTGCTTCTAGAGGAAATAGAAGGTTAGTTTCTTGAGAGCCTCTGGTCACAACGATTTTGTTAATGACTAATAAGTAACCTTCTtttatatgtgtttctgtttaaagatttttatttaatacataatgCTGATTCATTAGCATGGAACTCAAGACCAACAGGGCTGAACgcatgcctgaatgaagcttcTCTAATACACATATTTTCCCCATAAAGTGCGCCATAACCCCTTGCATTTAGGATTACGCTTGGGGGTCATTTAAACAATGACACcaccaataaaaaatacaaaaatgggaaaaacatGAGACTAAATAGATCGCAAGAAGgacacttgtttattttttgttttgttttcgtgtgtgtgtgtttgttttgtttgttggttgattggttggttggttttgagacagaatttcactcttgttgcccaggctggagtgcaatgatgagatctcggctcactgcaacctccgcctcccaggttcaagcaattctcctgcctctgccttccaagtagctgggattacaggtacccaccaccacacccggttaattttgtattttgtagtaaagatgaggtgtctccatgttagtcaggctggtctcgaactcccaacctcaggtgatctgccgcctcggcgtcccaaagtgctgggatcacaggcgtgagccaccgtacccagcttgAAAGACACTTGTATACACTgaaagctgaaacaagaaggtAGAGCATCGCCTTGTTCAACCTCAGCAGGGCATGAGGGCATTGAACAACTCCAGTTCTTCCCTGCTGTTCACATGTTCATGAATGGCCAAGAAAACAGTGAGTAtatgcctgggcacagtggctcatgcctgtaatcccagaactttgggaggctgaggcaggtggatcaccggaggtcaggagttcgagaccagcctggccaacatggtgaaaccccatctctactaaaaatacaaaaattagccaggtgtggtggtgggtgcctgtaatcccagctcctcgggaggc
This window harbors:
- the BSPH1 gene encoding binder of sperm protein homolog 1, producing the protein MAGHIGLLLVWVCLFRGVVGSVVGGLFNVLEEDELSSTVETITHFPEVEDGECVFPFHYKNGTYYDCIKSKSRHKWCSLNETYEGYWKYCSAEDFASCVFPFWYRRLIYWDCTDHGEAFGKKWCSLTKNFNKDRIWKYCE